The proteins below come from a single Miscanthus floridulus cultivar M001 chromosome 1, ASM1932011v1, whole genome shotgun sequence genomic window:
- the LOC136451591 gene encoding zealexin A1 synthase-like: MRCQRNMYRIIQSIIHEREAMPTPERDEDLLGVLLRLQREGGLQFALTDEIVSTVIWDIFSAGSESSSTILVWAMAELVKNPQVMHKAQLEVRETFKGQDKINEGDLIKLRYLQLVIKETLRLHAPAPLLLPRECRESCQVMGYDVPKGTKLFVNVWAIARDRKLWHDAEEFKPERIECSSIDFRGNDFEFTPFGAGRRICPGITLGLANLELALASLLYHFDWALPDAVKLEELDMAEAFGITLRKKSMLWNKAKPYNNFIPH, translated from the exons ATGAG gtgccagaggaacaTGTACCGCATCATCCAGAGCATCATCCATGAGCGTGAAGCCATGCCGACGCCAGAGCGAGACGAGGACCTTCTGGGTGTTCTCCTGAGGCTGCAGAGGGAAGGTGGACTGCAGTTCGCTCTCACCGACGAGATTGTCAGCACGGTTATTTGG GATATTTTCTCCGCTGGGAGTGAATCATCATCAACCATTCTAGTATGGGCAATGGCAGAGCTTGTTAAGAATCCACAAGTCATGCATAAGGCCCAGTTAGAGGTCAGGGAGACCTTCAAAGGACAAGACAAGATAAATGAAGGTGATTTGATCAAGTTAAGATATCTACAACTGGTGATCAAGGAGACTTTACGGCTGCATGCTCCAGCACCCCTCTTGCTCCCTCGAGAATGTCGTGAGTCATGTCAGGTTATGGGTTACGATGTGCCAAAGGGGACCAAGTTGTTTGTGAATGTTTGGGCAATAGCAAGGGACAGAAAGCTATGGCATGATGCAGAGGAATTCAAGCCAGAAAGAATTGAATGTAGCAGTATCGATTTTAGGGGTAATGACTTCGAGTTCACTCCCTTCGGGGCTGGTAGGAGAATATGCCCTGGCATCACGCTAGGACTGGCCAACTTAGAGTTGGCGCTTGCTAGCCTTCTTTACCATTTTGATTGGGCTCTGCCCGATGCGGTCAAGTTGGAAGAACTTGATATGGCAGAGGCCTTTGGGATAACGTTAAGAAAGAAGTCAATGCTTTGGAACAAGGCCAAACCTTATAATAATTTTATACCGCATTAA